A window of Orenia marismortui DSM 5156 contains these coding sequences:
- the miaA gene encoding tRNA (adenosine(37)-N6)-dimethylallyltransferase MiaA translates to MQEPLVAIVGPTAVGKTRLSLALAQDLDGEIISADSMQIYKKMDIGTAKASQEEQKLVPHYMIDIIEPNQEFSVADFQTRVDELIPKISQKGKLPLLVGGTGLYVKSVIDGFIFPDMEVDWELRKRLEEEAEEYGTQHVHDKLREIDSKLADKLHPNDLRRVIRGIEVYQQTGKTTTYFKEKAKNTPPRYQVVKIGLRRSRENLYQRINQRVDLMIKEGLIDEVRELYYDEGYNRDLISMQGLGYKEIIAYFEGEYDLDEAIRLIKRDTRHFAKRQFTWFKRDKSINWFDVEEYDFDSLLNEVKEIVSSKIK, encoded by the coding sequence ATGCAAGAGCCTTTAGTAGCTATTGTTGGACCTACTGCAGTGGGGAAAACAAGATTATCCTTAGCCTTAGCTCAAGATTTAGATGGAGAAATTATTTCCGCTGATTCAATGCAGATTTATAAGAAGATGGATATTGGAACTGCTAAGGCTAGCCAAGAAGAACAAAAACTAGTTCCACATTATATGATAGATATTATAGAGCCTAATCAAGAGTTTAGTGTAGCCGATTTTCAGACAAGAGTTGATGAGTTGATACCTAAAATTAGTCAAAAGGGTAAATTACCTTTACTTGTTGGGGGAACAGGATTATATGTTAAATCAGTTATAGATGGATTTATCTTTCCTGATATGGAGGTTGACTGGGAACTTAGAAAAAGATTAGAAGAAGAAGCTGAAGAATATGGAACTCAACATGTTCATGATAAGTTAAGAGAGATTGATTCTAAATTAGCAGACAAGCTACATCCTAATGACTTGCGGCGTGTCATTCGTGGAATTGAAGTTTATCAACAAACCGGTAAGACTACAACCTATTTCAAAGAGAAAGCTAAAAATACTCCTCCTCGTTATCAAGTAGTAAAGATTGGACTGCGTCGTAGTCGGGAGAATTTATATCAGAGAATTAATCAAAGAGTAGATTTAATGATAAAAGAAGGATTAATAGATGAGGTTAGAGAATTATATTATGATGAAGGTTATAATAGAGATTTAATTTCAATGCAAGGATTAGGGTATAAAGAGATAATTGCTTATTTTGAAGGTGAGTATGATTTAGATGAGGCAATTAGATTAATTAAAAGAGATACTAGGCATTTTGCTAAACGACAATTTACCTGGTTTAAAAGGGATAAATCTATTAATTGGTTTGATGTGGAAGAATATGATTTTGATTCTTTACTTAATGAAGTAAAAGAAATAGTTAGTTCTAAAATCAAGTAG
- the mutL gene encoding DNA mismatch repair endonuclease MutL: protein MGKVKVLAENVANKIAAGEVVERPASVVKELVENSIDAGSTKIEVKIKNGGKDWIQVIDNGEGMSPEDAKLSFERHATSKVEKANDLFALRTLGFRGEALPSISAVSRLSLTTRTEDSLSGLKLRLVGGEIEKEESCGAAVGTNIIVKDLFFNTPVRYKYLKQTSTEIGHISDIVNRLSLSYPKIAFYLEHNGRKILETTGNGNLLDVIFNIYGRQVAKEMLEVDYSDDYMELKGYVSKPSITRSSRKHQSYFVNGRYVKSALMSKAVQEAYHTLLTIHRNPIVILSLKLNPILVDVNVHPTKLEAKFSRGSVVYDLVKKGVSQAIKASDLVPELKLNKKNNKSDAEEKYTQNELDLDSKSSNQKEEARKDIRVSKSKKESKQNYSFIAPKSNKESKEIRVKKIDKLYNVEGLKLESDDLKQEETKSKIKAEVIEDTMVKEDKPEYDQEFVAEEAELNLIPIGQIHQTYIVAQGLDGMYIIDQHAAHERVRYEELLTQFKSGEVKTQELLIPLNLELTHQEVELLNENKEEIEALGFSIENFGGSSYIVRGVPVGLYNLKDQQLILDCIDKLLDEKEVGEAYKLVENIIIMISCKTAIKAGDKLSLREMNKLIDDMERYEVSNCPHGRPVMMHLSKKELEKEFKRI, encoded by the coding sequence ATGGGAAAAGTTAAGGTCTTAGCAGAAAATGTAGCTAATAAGATAGCAGCTGGTGAGGTTGTTGAGAGACCAGCCTCAGTTGTGAAGGAATTAGTAGAGAATTCTATTGATGCTGGAAGTACTAAAATTGAAGTTAAGATCAAAAATGGTGGTAAGGATTGGATTCAAGTAATTGATAATGGAGAGGGGATGTCTCCGGAAGATGCTAAGTTATCTTTTGAACGCCATGCTACAAGTAAGGTGGAAAAGGCTAATGATCTCTTTGCTTTAAGAACTTTAGGGTTTAGAGGGGAAGCTTTACCTAGTATTTCTGCAGTATCAAGATTAAGTCTAACTACTAGAACTGAGGATAGTTTAAGCGGACTTAAGTTACGATTAGTAGGTGGAGAGATAGAGAAAGAAGAGAGTTGTGGTGCAGCGGTAGGGACTAATATTATTGTAAAAGATCTATTCTTCAATACACCAGTCCGGTATAAATATTTAAAACAGACTTCAACAGAGATTGGCCATATTAGTGATATAGTTAATAGACTTAGTCTTTCTTATCCTAAGATTGCTTTTTATTTAGAACATAATGGACGGAAAATTTTAGAGACAACAGGTAATGGTAATTTATTAGATGTTATCTTTAATATCTATGGTCGACAAGTGGCTAAAGAGATGCTTGAAGTAGATTATTCGGATGATTATATGGAATTAAAGGGTTATGTTTCTAAGCCTAGTATTACTCGATCTTCGCGCAAACATCAGTCTTATTTTGTTAATGGTCGCTATGTAAAGAGTGCCTTAATGAGTAAGGCTGTACAAGAAGCATACCATACCTTGTTAACAATTCATCGTAATCCAATTGTAATTTTAAGTCTTAAATTAAATCCAATATTGGTAGATGTTAATGTTCATCCGACTAAATTGGAGGCAAAGTTTAGTAGGGGTAGTGTGGTTTATGACTTAGTAAAAAAAGGGGTTAGCCAAGCGATAAAAGCCAGCGATTTGGTACCTGAATTAAAGTTAAATAAAAAAAATAACAAATCAGATGCAGAAGAAAAATATACACAGAATGAATTAGACTTGGACAGTAAATCTTCTAATCAAAAAGAAGAGGCAAGAAAAGATATAAGAGTTTCTAAATCTAAAAAAGAAAGTAAACAGAATTATAGTTTCATTGCACCTAAAAGTAATAAGGAAAGCAAAGAAATTAGAGTTAAAAAGATAGATAAACTTTATAATGTAGAGGGTTTAAAATTAGAAAGTGATGATTTAAAGCAAGAAGAGACTAAAAGTAAAATAAAAGCTGAAGTTATAGAAGATACTATGGTTAAAGAAGATAAGCCAGAATATGATCAAGAATTTGTGGCAGAAGAAGCAGAATTGAATTTAATACCTATAGGTCAAATTCATCAGACTTATATTGTTGCTCAAGGATTAGATGGGATGTATATTATTGATCAACATGCAGCTCATGAACGGGTGAGATATGAAGAATTATTAACCCAATTTAAATCTGGTGAGGTTAAGACTCAAGAATTGTTAATACCTTTGAATTTAGAATTAACTCATCAAGAGGTAGAACTTTTAAATGAGAATAAAGAAGAGATAGAAGCTTTAGGTTTTAGTATAGAGAATTTTGGTGGGAGCAGCTATATAGTTCGTGGTGTTCCAGTAGGCCTTTATAACTTAAAGGATCAACAGTTAATTTTAGATTGTATAGATAAGTTATTAGATGAAAAAGAAGTAGGAGAAGCTTATAAATTGGTTGAAAATATCATTATTATGATTTCTTGTAAGACTGCTATTAAAGCAGGAGATAAATTATCCTTAAGAGAGATGAATAAGTTAATTGATGATATGGAACGCTATGAAGTTAGCAATTGTCCTCATGGTCGTCCGGTAATGATGCACTTATCTAAGAAGGAATTGGAAAAAGAGTTTAAGAGAATATAA
- the mutS gene encoding DNA mismatch repair protein MutS produces MAKLTPMMQQYVSIKKEYEDAILFFRLGDFYEMFNDDAKIAARELELTLTARNKGKGDKIPMAGVPCHSAESYISKLIEKGYRVAICEQVEDPSEASGLVKREVVRVITPGTVVNNNILEDKNNNYLSAIVSNQAGYGFALVDVSTGEFAVTQLDGKEAVNKVIDELSRISPAEVLLDQQVKKSAKIMDFIKLQINPIITDIKESFSHDRAYELLTDHFETINLEGFGCEDLALAIMAAGAVLDFLIETQKRSLRHINQLSTYSTIDYMVLDANTRRNLELVKTMRDKRKKGSLLWVIDKTVTAMGGRRLRRWVEQPLLDVEEITLRLDSVEEISENILLKEELRELLNQVYDIERLMGKVIYGSANARDLIALKNSLAILPEVKELLSQFDSEKIKGLRERLDKLEDINDLIERSIKEEPPTTITEGDIIKEGYDEELDQYLDAMTNGKDWIIQLQQRERKRTGISSLKVGHNKVHGYYIEVTKANLDSVPEDYVRKQTLSNSERYITPELKEKEAVILGAEENSIDLEYKLFVEIRDQVAKQTDRIQRSANVLAQLDALVSLAEVALNNNYTKPIVNQNEAINIKSGRHPVVEEMMDAEVFVPNDTYLDQKDERFSIITGPNMSGKSTYMRQVALITLLAQIGSFVPAKQAEIGIVDRIFTRVGASDDLTTGQSTFMVEMNEVANILNNATSQSLIILDEVGRGTSTYDGLSIAWAVIEYISDSEKIGAKSLFATHYHELTELEDRLEGIKNYNVAVQEEGEDVVFLRKIIPGGADQSYGIEVAKRAGIPDLVIDRSKEILAQLEEQEEHTIEITTQKLKRDKVIEKSEETSPQEKEDNEVKENPSQLLLFSNGGSEVLSKLSKLDIMSLTPLDAMNVLHKLHQEAKEEMN; encoded by the coding sequence ATGGCAAAATTGACGCCAATGATGCAACAATATGTTTCAATAAAAAAAGAGTATGAAGATGCTATTTTGTTCTTTAGATTGGGTGATTTTTATGAAATGTTCAATGATGATGCTAAAATTGCAGCCAGAGAATTGGAGTTGACTTTGACTGCCAGAAATAAAGGCAAAGGGGATAAGATTCCTATGGCTGGAGTTCCTTGTCATTCAGCTGAATCTTATATTTCAAAATTAATTGAAAAGGGCTATCGGGTAGCAATATGTGAGCAAGTAGAAGATCCTAGTGAAGCCAGTGGTTTAGTTAAAAGAGAGGTAGTACGGGTAATTACTCCAGGTACAGTAGTAAATAATAATATTTTGGAAGATAAGAACAACAATTATTTATCAGCTATTGTATCAAATCAAGCTGGTTATGGTTTTGCTTTAGTTGATGTCTCTACAGGGGAGTTTGCTGTAACACAATTAGATGGTAAAGAAGCAGTTAATAAAGTAATTGATGAGTTATCACGAATAAGTCCAGCTGAAGTGTTATTAGATCAACAGGTTAAAAAATCAGCAAAAATTATGGATTTTATTAAATTACAGATCAATCCGATTATAACTGATATTAAAGAAAGTTTCAGCCATGATCGAGCTTATGAATTATTGACTGATCATTTTGAAACGATAAATTTAGAGGGGTTTGGATGTGAAGACTTAGCTTTAGCTATTATGGCTGCCGGAGCAGTCTTAGATTTTTTAATTGAGACTCAAAAAAGAAGTTTAAGACATATTAATCAATTATCTACATATTCTACTATCGATTATATGGTTTTAGATGCTAATACTAGAAGAAACTTAGAGTTGGTCAAGACTATGCGTGATAAGCGAAAAAAGGGTAGTCTATTGTGGGTTATTGACAAGACTGTAACTGCTATGGGAGGTAGAAGGTTAAGACGTTGGGTAGAACAGCCTCTATTAGATGTGGAAGAGATTACTTTACGTTTAGATAGTGTAGAAGAGATTAGCGAAAATATATTGCTTAAAGAAGAGTTAAGAGAATTATTAAATCAGGTTTATGATATTGAACGATTGATGGGTAAGGTGATTTATGGATCTGCTAATGCTCGTGATTTAATTGCCTTAAAGAATTCTTTAGCTATTTTGCCTGAGGTTAAGGAATTATTATCGCAATTTGATAGTGAAAAGATTAAAGGTTTAAGAGAAAGATTAGATAAGCTAGAAGATATAAATGATTTAATTGAAAGATCGATTAAAGAAGAGCCTCCGACAACTATTACTGAAGGGGATATAATCAAAGAAGGTTATGATGAAGAATTAGACCAATACCTAGATGCTATGACCAATGGTAAGGATTGGATTATACAGTTACAACAACGAGAAAGAAAAAGAACAGGAATTAGTTCATTAAAGGTAGGCCATAACAAGGTTCATGGTTATTATATTGAAGTTACTAAAGCTAACTTGGATTCTGTGCCTGAGGATTATGTTAGAAAACAGACTTTAAGTAATAGTGAACGTTACATTACTCCAGAATTAAAGGAGAAAGAAGCAGTTATTCTAGGGGCTGAGGAGAATAGTATAGATTTAGAGTATAAGTTATTTGTAGAGATTAGAGATCAAGTAGCTAAGCAAACAGATCGTATTCAAAGATCAGCTAATGTTTTGGCACAATTAGATGCCTTAGTTTCTTTAGCAGAAGTTGCTTTAAATAATAATTATACTAAACCAATAGTTAATCAGAATGAAGCAATTAATATTAAATCTGGACGCCATCCTGTAGTGGAAGAGATGATGGATGCTGAAGTATTTGTTCCAAATGATACTTATCTTGACCAAAAAGATGAGAGGTTTTCAATTATTACTGGACCAAATATGTCTGGAAAGTCTACTTATATGCGCCAAGTTGCTTTAATTACTTTGTTAGCTCAAATTGGTAGTTTTGTACCTGCGAAGCAGGCTGAGATTGGAATTGTTGATCGGATCTTTACTAGAGTAGGTGCTTCTGATGATTTGACTACAGGACAGAGTACCTTTATGGTTGAGATGAATGAGGTAGCTAATATCTTAAATAATGCTACTTCTCAAAGTCTAATTATCTTAGATGAAGTTGGTCGTGGGACAAGTACTTATGATGGTTTAAGTATTGCTTGGGCTGTAATCGAATATATTAGTGATTCAGAAAAGATAGGTGCCAAAAGTTTATTTGCAACTCATTACCATGAATTAACAGAACTTGAAGATCGTTTGGAAGGAATCAAAAATTATAATGTAGCAGTACAAGAAGAGGGAGAAGATGTAGTCTTCTTACGTAAAATTATTCCTGGGGGAGCAGACCAAAGCTATGGGATTGAAGTTGCAAAAAGGGCTGGGATTCCAGATCTAGTAATTGATCGTTCTAAGGAGATATTAGCTCAATTAGAAGAACAAGAAGAGCATACTATAGAGATTACTACTCAAAAACTAAAAAGAGATAAAGTAATAGAGAAATCAGAAGAGACAAGTCCTCAGGAGAAAGAAGATAATGAGGTTAAAGAGAATCCATCTCAACTATTATTATTTTCTAATGGTGGTAGTGAAGTTTTAAGTAAATTGAGCAAATTAGATATTATGTCGTTAACTCCCCTAGATGCGATGAATGTTTTACATAAATTACACCAAGAAGCTAAAGAGGAGATGAATTAG
- a CDS encoding ISLre2 family transposase, with protein sequence MDTIIQQFGEKIKDNSEEFLKNILLSDKEDISDFINTLRKDFDELGKELCKYIIEVIDEVIKESPERKKNWKIVRKKKRKLITEFGEVEFERRYYKSKFNKEYEHLADKKLGIDKYQRIDTGLEAKIVDLSIDKSYAKVGEEVVNNLTITGQTVMNKIRKLGKIENDKLSNPKAKRKIDYLYIEADEDHVSLQNGKNAVPRLVYVHEGIIKENGRNKLKNSYSFSGMYNKSEDLWLEIMDYIEDNYDFDSIKQIYIAGDGALWIKEGLKWLPKSKQILDRYHLNKYVLKATGHAQKLRFDLWQGINNLDKVQIKEIFSELISQAEKESKKKAIRQSRSYIYNNWAGIVNYYKDENAIGCSAEGHVSHILSDRLSSRPMGWSEVGVDQMARLRSFKFNGGTEYELKEIILEKARKEQKEEKIVEIESKVVKNNLKKKFAEPSNNIPSINKGVRTRLFKAVKSLL encoded by the coding sequence ATGGATACAATTATACAGCAGTTTGGAGAAAAAATTAAGGATAATTCAGAAGAATTTTTAAAAAATATTCTATTGAGTGATAAAGAAGATATTTCAGACTTTATAAATACTCTAAGAAAAGACTTTGATGAATTAGGTAAAGAGTTGTGTAAGTATATTATAGAAGTAATAGATGAAGTAATTAAGGAAAGTCCTGAGCGTAAAAAGAATTGGAAGATAGTAAGAAAAAAGAAGAGAAAATTGATAACAGAGTTTGGTGAAGTTGAATTTGAGAGAAGGTATTATAAATCTAAGTTCAATAAAGAGTATGAACATTTAGCAGATAAAAAATTAGGTATAGATAAGTATCAAAGGATAGATACTGGCTTAGAAGCAAAGATAGTAGATTTATCAATTGATAAATCTTACGCCAAAGTAGGAGAGGAAGTAGTGAATAATTTAACTATAACAGGTCAAACAGTTATGAATAAAATAAGAAAATTAGGTAAAATAGAAAACGATAAATTAAGTAATCCGAAAGCAAAAAGAAAGATTGATTATTTATATATAGAAGCTGATGAAGACCATGTTTCTTTGCAAAACGGGAAGAATGCTGTACCAAGATTAGTTTATGTTCATGAAGGAATTATTAAAGAAAATGGTAGAAATAAGTTAAAGAACAGTTATTCCTTTTCAGGTATGTATAACAAGTCGGAAGACTTGTGGCTAGAAATTATGGACTATATAGAGGATAATTACGACTTTGATAGCATAAAGCAGATTTATATTGCAGGAGATGGGGCACTTTGGATTAAAGAGGGTTTAAAGTGGTTGCCTAAAAGTAAGCAGATACTAGATAGATATCATTTAAATAAGTATGTTTTAAAGGCTACAGGACATGCCCAAAAGCTTAGATTTGATCTTTGGCAAGGAATAAATAATTTAGATAAAGTACAGATAAAAGAGATATTTAGTGAATTGATATCTCAAGCTGAAAAGGAATCTAAGAAGAAAGCGATAAGACAAAGTAGAAGCTATATTTATAATAACTGGGCTGGAATAGTAAACTATTATAAAGATGAAAATGCTATTGGTTGTAGTGCTGAAGGTCATGTTAGTCATATATTATCAGATAGATTAAGTTCAAGACCAATGGGTTGGTCTGAAGTAGGAGTAGATCAGATGGCAAGATTAAGGTCTTTTAAATTTAATGGAGGAACAGAATACGAATTAAAAGAAATTATTCTAGAGAAAGCAAGAAAAGAGCAAAAAGAAGAAAAAATAGTGGAAATAGAATCAAAAGTAGTGAAAAATAATTTGAAAAAGAAATTTGCTGAACCAAGCAATAATATCCCAAGTATAAATAAAGGAGTAAGAACTAGACTGTTTAAAGCAGTAAAGTCATTGCTTTAA
- a CDS encoding cell wall hydrolase: MKNRGKLFKIIAITLVFSLVAPFFTSVLSSGVAYAQEMDEKDAYKGLAISLLLMYLANKFFNKDESDFNGIGDYSDEDLIWLARAVNGEARGEPFKGQVAVAAVVLNRVKSLEFPDNVYDVIHQEGQFSSVDDKQIYLTPSESSFKAAKEALKGSDPSLGALYFYNPKTAKTLWWLETREKTIIIGDHAFAK; the protein is encoded by the coding sequence ATGAAGAATAGGGGCAAGTTATTTAAAATTATTGCTATAACTCTAGTTTTTTCTTTAGTCGCTCCCTTCTTCACTTCAGTTTTATCTTCGGGAGTTGCATATGCACAAGAGATGGATGAGAAAGATGCATATAAAGGCTTAGCTATATCATTACTATTGATGTATTTAGCAAATAAATTCTTTAATAAAGATGAGAGTGATTTTAATGGTATAGGTGATTATAGTGATGAAGATTTAATATGGCTAGCTAGAGCAGTTAATGGAGAAGCAAGAGGTGAACCTTTTAAAGGACAAGTTGCTGTAGCAGCAGTAGTTCTTAACCGAGTGAAAAGTTTAGAGTTTCCCGATAATGTTTATGATGTAATCCATCAGGAAGGACAATTTAGTTCTGTTGATGATAAGCAAATTTATTTAACACCAAGTGAATCCTCTTTTAAGGCTGCTAAAGAGGCTTTAAAGGGAAGTGACCCATCACTTGGAGCACTGTATTTTTATAATCCTAAAACAGCAAAAACTTTATGGTGGCTAGAAACTAGAGAAAAGACGATAATAATTGGTGATCATGCTTTTGCTAAGTAG
- a CDS encoding S-layer homology domain-containing protein: MKLKSKVINLILVFILLASSSLPALASTKIKDVPSNHWAYQSVKELVEKGYLSLYQDNQFKGENKVTRYELAKVIAKILNNIEQGQVVSEKGDVLTLKKLSTEFRSELVDIISQNEDLKEEIKKSAKEEKVIKEDLINTNYRINQLQEEVSKILNDLRRISKLESKLDSLEEENKVLKEKVTRLENNTGSQSEIEDLKRKMYWLGGGLAISLLLSLSN; this comes from the coding sequence ATGAAATTAAAAAGTAAAGTTATTAATCTTATCTTGGTCTTTATCTTACTTGCCAGTAGTAGTTTGCCTGCTCTAGCGAGTACTAAAATAAAAGATGTGCCTAGTAATCATTGGGCTTATCAAAGTGTTAAAGAATTAGTAGAAAAGGGTTATTTATCTTTATATCAAGATAATCAATTTAAGGGAGAAAATAAAGTTACACGCTATGAGTTGGCTAAAGTAATTGCTAAGATTTTAAATAATATTGAACAGGGTCAAGTTGTTTCAGAAAAGGGAGATGTTTTAACTTTAAAAAAGTTATCTACAGAGTTTCGTTCTGAATTAGTAGATATTATTAGCCAGAATGAAGATTTAAAAGAAGAGATTAAAAAGAGTGCTAAAGAGGAAAAAGTAATTAAAGAAGATTTAATTAATACCAATTATCGAATTAACCAATTGCAAGAAGAGGTAAGTAAAATATTAAATGATTTAAGAAGAATTTCTAAATTAGAAAGTAAGTTAGATAGTTTAGAAGAGGAAAATAAAGTTTTAAAAGAGAAAGTAACTAGATTAGAAAATAATACAGGAAGCCAAAGTGAGATTGAAGACTTGAAAAGAAAGATGTATTGGTTGGGTGGGGGATTAGCAATCTCTTTATTATTATCATTAAGTAACTAG
- a CDS encoding cohesin domain-containing protein produces the protein MKNKVILILLFLVILSSSAFASIDQYGNLQLKNNYISVIVNQNEFNKGRFAIDVTGGAPMRSGDDGKPLVYGHPYPWSSYTTIKIDGKNYVFGGKTDKRAGKNGNYGELLQAPTIKNNSIITKYKFDKIIVSQILNLVKSSTTGLPDTVQITYRVSNKDNKDHQVGTRVMIDTMLGENDGAPFRVKNQAITGDNLFSKDDIPSFWQAFDELTDPKVTAQGTIKGPGLTTPEEVYFADWGSLADGLWEFEFNSAEEFLRKGEFELDSATALFWQAKGLKPGETRTYVTNYGLGGITMVPGLLSLGVTSPAEVVMDNPNKTLDIVAYIQNTAEITVKDVKVQLDLPNNLELIRDYQIKKIGNLEPGETSQVMWEVRPLDLSEQELEYSVKATAENTDDNQVSRGLKLVGPPKLSLELRAPNKIGVKNDSLAQDNFNLEAKISNQGASTAYGIDTYLALSPGLTLSKGDKYNKFLGFLEPGESIVVPWKIKPISLVDGELAYSLEINSTNAPIEVESKKIYIPKLDPKATIEILAKKGGYMVGDYITAQIKLKNLADFYSLKSNIRYNKDVLEAIYVSRGSLFVEKGKYLKWNMPVIDSKEGIIKNIAASLNQEQSINNEVVANIHFKIKSLGSFDLHFVDFKAYNENEEKIKLELTDNLLNIRRN, from the coding sequence GTGAAAAATAAGGTTATTTTAATTCTGCTATTCCTGGTGATCCTCTCTTCTTCAGCCTTTGCCAGTATAGATCAATATGGTAATTTACAACTAAAGAATAATTATATTTCTGTAATTGTTAATCAAAATGAATTCAATAAGGGACGTTTTGCGATTGATGTTACAGGTGGAGCTCCCATGAGGAGTGGAGATGATGGAAAGCCTTTAGTCTATGGACATCCTTATCCTTGGAGTTCTTACACAACCATTAAAATAGATGGAAAAAATTATGTCTTTGGAGGTAAAACAGATAAGAGGGCTGGAAAGAATGGAAATTATGGAGAGTTACTTCAAGCACCTACTATTAAAAATAATAGTATCATTACTAAATACAAATTTGATAAAATAATTGTTAGCCAAATTTTAAATTTAGTAAAAAGTAGTACAACTGGTCTACCTGATACAGTACAAATTACTTATCGGGTAAGTAATAAAGATAATAAAGATCATCAAGTTGGTACTAGAGTTATGATTGATACTATGTTAGGAGAAAATGATGGTGCTCCTTTTAGAGTGAAAAATCAAGCAATTACTGGAGATAATCTATTTTCAAAAGATGATATTCCAAGCTTTTGGCAAGCTTTTGATGAGTTAACTGATCCTAAGGTAACTGCTCAAGGAACTATTAAAGGTCCTGGTTTAACTACTCCTGAGGAGGTATATTTTGCTGATTGGGGAAGTTTAGCAGATGGGTTATGGGAATTTGAATTTAATAGTGCTGAAGAGTTTTTGAGAAAAGGTGAATTTGAATTAGATAGTGCTACAGCTTTATTCTGGCAAGCTAAAGGATTAAAGCCTGGAGAGACTAGAACTTATGTTACTAACTATGGTTTAGGTGGAATTACTATGGTTCCTGGTTTATTATCCCTAGGGGTTACTTCACCTGCCGAAGTAGTAATGGATAATCCAAATAAGACATTAGATATTGTTGCTTATATACAGAACACAGCAGAAATTACTGTAAAAGATGTAAAAGTTCAATTAGACCTTCCTAATAATTTAGAATTAATAAGGGATTATCAGATTAAGAAGATTGGGAATTTAGAACCTGGAGAAACAAGCCAAGTTATGTGGGAAGTTAGACCTTTAGATTTATCAGAGCAAGAACTAGAATATAGTGTTAAAGCTACAGCTGAAAATACAGATGATAATCAAGTTAGTAGAGGATTAAAATTAGTTGGTCCACCTAAATTATCCTTAGAATTAAGAGCTCCTAATAAGATTGGAGTTAAAAATGATAGTTTAGCCCAGGACAACTTTAACTTAGAAGCAAAAATTTCCAATCAAGGTGCTTCCACTGCTTATGGAATTGATACTTATCTAGCCTTATCTCCAGGACTAACTTTAAGTAAAGGAGATAAGTATAACAAATTTTTAGGTTTTTTAGAACCTGGAGAATCAATTGTAGTTCCATGGAAGATTAAACCTATTTCTCTTGTTGATGGTGAATTAGCTTATTCACTAGAGATTAATAGTACTAATGCTCCAATTGAAGTAGAGAGTAAGAAGATTTATATACCAAAGTTAGATCCTAAAGCTACAATAGAAATTTTAGCTAAAAAAGGTGGGTATATGGTTGGAGATTATATAACAGCTCAAATCAAACTTAAGAATTTAGCTGATTTTTATAGTTTGAAAAGTAATATTAGATATAATAAGGATGTTTTAGAGGCTATTTATGTTTCTAGAGGGAGTTTATTTGTAGAAAAAGGTAAGTATTTAAAATGGAATATGCCTGTGATTGATAGTAAAGAAGGAATAATTAAGAATATTGCTGCTTCTTTAAATCAAGAACAGAGTATTAACAATGAGGTTGTAGCTAATATTCACTTTAAAATTAAAAGTTTGGGTAGCTTTGATTTACATTTTGTAGATTTTAAAGCTTATAATGAGAATGAAGAGAAAATAAAATTAGAGTTAACTGATAATCTGCTTAATATTAGGAGGAATTAG